A DNA window from Jaculus jaculus isolate mJacJac1 chromosome 1, mJacJac1.mat.Y.cur, whole genome shotgun sequence contains the following coding sequences:
- the Sf1 gene encoding LOW QUALITY PROTEIN: splicing factor 1 (The sequence of the model RefSeq protein was modified relative to this genomic sequence to represent the inferred CDS: deleted 1 base in 1 codon) — protein MATGANATPLDFPSKKRKRSRWNQDTMEQKTVIPGMPTVIPPGLTREQERAYIVQLQIEDLTRKLRTGDLGIPPNPEDRSPSPEPIYNSEGKRLNTREFRTRKKLEEERHNLITEMVALNPDFKPPADYKPPATRVSDKVMIPQDEYPEINFVGLLIGPRGNTLKNIEKECNAKIMIRGKGSVKEGKVGRKDGQMLPGEDEPLHALVTANTMENVKKAVEQIRNILKQGIETPEDQNDLRKMQLRELARLNGTLREDDNRILRPWQSSETRSITNTTVCTKCGGAGHIASDCKFQRPGDPQSAQDKARMDKEYLSLMAELGEAPVPASVGSTSGPATTPLASAPRPAAPANNPPPPSLMSTTQSRPPWMNSGPSENRPYHGMHGGGPGGPGGGPHSFPHPLPSLTGGHGGHPMQHNPNGPPPPWMQPPPPPMNQGPHPPGHHGPPPMDQYLGSTPVGSGVYRLHQGKGMMPPPPMGMMPPPPPPPSGQPPPPPSGPLPPWQQQQQQPPPPPPPSSSMASSTPLPWQQNTTTTTTSAGTGSIPPWQQQQAAAAASPGAPQMQGNPTMVPLPPGVQPPLPPGAPPPPPPPPPGSAGMMYAPPPPPPPPMDPSNFVTMMGMGVAGMPPFGMPPAPPPPPPQN, from the exons ATGGCGACCGGAGCGAACGCCACGCCGCTGG ACTTCCCAAGTAAGAAGCGGAAGAGAAGCCGTTGGAACCAAGACACAATGGAACAGAAGACAGTGATTCCAGGAATGCCTACAGTTATCCCCCCTGGACTTACTCGGGAACAAGAAAGAGCTTATATAG TGCAACTGCAGATAGAAGACCTGACTCGTAAACTGCGCACAGGAGACCTGGGCATCCCCCCTAACCCTGAGGACAG GTCCCCTTCCCCTGAGCCCATCTACAACAGTGAGGGGAAGCGCCTTAATACTCGGGAGTTCCGCACCCGAAAAAAGCTTGAAGAGGAACGGCACAACCTCATCACAGAGATGGTTGCTCTCAACCCTGATTTTAAGCCGCCTGCAGATTACAA ACCACCAGCAACACGTGTGAGTGATAAAGTAATGATACCCCAAGATGAGTATCCAGAAATCAACTTTGTGGGGCTACTAATTGGACctag AGGAAACACCCTGAAGAACATTGAAAAAGAATGTAATGCCAAGATTATGATCCGGGGGAAAGGATCTGTGAAAGAAGGGAAGGTTGGCCGCAAAGATGGTCAGATGTTGCCAGGGGAAGATGAGCCTCTTCATGCCCTAGTCACTGCCAATACAATGGAGAATGTCAAAAAGGCAGTTGAACAG ATCAGAAACATCCTGAAGCAGGGTATTGAGACCCCAGAGGACCAAAATGACCTAAGGAAGATGCAGCTTCGAGAGTTGGCTCGCTTGAATGGCACCCTACGGGAAGATGATAACAG AATTTTAAGACCCTGGCAGAGCTCAGAGACCCGCAGCATTACCAATACCACAGTGTGTACCAAGTGTGGAGGGGCTGGCCACATTGCCTCTGATTGCAAGTTCCAGAG GCCTGGTGACCCGCAGTCAGCTCAGGATAAAGCGCGGATGGATAAAGAGTATTTGTCCCTCATGGCTGAGCTAGGGGAAGCACCTGTCCCTGCATCTGTGGGCTCAACCTCTGGACCTGCCACCACACCCTTGGCCAGTGCACCTCGGCCTGCTGCTCCTGCCAACAACCCACCACCACCG TCTCTCATGTCTACAACCCAGAGCCGCCCACCCTGGATGAATTCTGGCCCTTCAGAGAATCGGCCCTACCATGGCATGCATGGAGGTGGTCCTGGTGGGCCTGGAGGTGGTCCCCACAGCTTCCCGCACCCGTTACCCAGCCtgacaggtgggcatggtggacaTCCCATGCAACACAACCCAAATGGACCTCCACCTCCTTGGATGCAGCCACCTCCACCACCGATGAACCAGGGCCCCCACCCACCTGGGCACCATGGCCCTCCTCCAATGG ATCAGTACCTGGGAAGTACGCCTGTGGGCTCTGGGGTTTATCGCCTGCATCAAGGAAAAG GTATGATGCCTCCGCCGCCTATGGGCATgatgccgccgccgccgcctcctcccaGTGGgcagcccccaccccctccctctggTCCTCTTCCTCCatggcagcagcaacagcagcagcctcCGCCTCCCCCTCCGCCCAGCAGCAGTATGGCTTCCAGTACCCCCTTGCCATGGCAGCAAA ATACGACGACTACCACCACGAGCGCTGGCACAGGGTCCATCCCGCCATGGCAACAGCAGCAGGCGGCTGCCGCAGCTTCTCCAGGAGCCCCTCAGATGCAAGGCAACCCCACTATGGTGCCCCTACCCCCCGGGGTCCAGCCGCCTCTGCCGCCCGgggcc cccccccctccgccgcCTCCGCCACCTGGTTCCGCCGGCATGATGTATGCCCCGCCccctcctcctccgcctcccATGGACCCTTCTAACTTTGTCACCATGATGGGCATGGGGGTGGCGGGCATGCCGCCCTTCGGTATGCCTCCAGCTCCCCCACCGCCTCCACCACAGAACTAG